From a region of the Primulina eburnea isolate SZY01 chromosome 7, ASM2296580v1, whole genome shotgun sequence genome:
- the LOC140836417 gene encoding anaphase-promoting complex subunit 10 — MAESSEGEEEGKLTGGNQELVVDEDLREMAKKAAWSVSSCKPGNGVVSLRDDNLDTYWQSDGAQPHLVNIQFQKKVKLQLVVIYVDFKLDESYTPSKISIRAGDGFHNLKEIKAVELVKPTGWVYISLSGSDPRETFVNTFMLQIAVLSNHLNGRDTHVRQIKVYGPRPNPIPHQPFQFTSTEFITYSILR, encoded by the exons ATGGCGGAGTCGTCGGAGGGCGAAGAGGAGGGCAAGCTGACCGGAGGAAACCAGGAACTTGTGGTCGACGAAGACCTTCGAGAGATGGCAAAGAAAGCCGCCTGGAGCGTCAGCTCCTGCAAGCCGGGAAATGGTGTCGTCTCACTCCGAGACGACAATCTCGATACTTACTGGCA GTCGGATGGTGCCCAGCCTCATCTAGTAAATATCCAATTTCAGAAGAAAGTTAAACTTCAATTGGTTGTTATCTATGTTGATTTCAAGCTTGATGAGAGCTACACTCCTAGTAAGATCTCAATTCGAGCTGGTGATGGTTTCCACAACTTGAAG GAGATAAAAGCAGTGGAACTTGTGAAGCCAACTGGATGGGTGTATATATCATTGTCTGGGAGTGATCCAAG GGAAACCTTTGTGAATACTTTCATGTTGCAAATAGCAGTTTTGTCTAATCATCTGAACGGAAGGGacacgcatgtgcgccaaatCAAAGTTTACGGGCCCCGACC GAATCCAATCCCACACCAGCCATTTCAGTTCACTTCGACAGAGTTCATTACTTACTCTATCCTTCGATGA
- the LOC140836416 gene encoding uncharacterized protein isoform X1, producing the protein MDISVLDRQKVILKRLRSCKNQEDHLHAGVNLHSVFDHHQEILSNGWHPIKAAHQSSSVTICFSSVSSSKNSSMASVTIPKANSQCNSSLVDRGGSVSCSVTKRKAAEFSLEHECKDKGLVAEEAGDEKSEVTAKTEREISTNTCSKEGSKVSDAPKTDYIHVRARRGQATDSHSLAERARREKISKKMKCLQDLVPSCNEVTGKAGILDEIINYVQSLQKQVEVLSMKLAVSNPRLDFSVDGFFTKEVPAYVTKTPQTPAATEFEATNSLQYNPTQQGTSNRGTDVISNESQMTTQNAGSSSVPAPEVFLDSSSIPVISWFSFLLSYHVSTHLFLLDLLYK; encoded by the exons ATGGACATAAGTGTGCTCGATAGACAAAAGGTCATACTAAAACGCCTTCGTTCTTGTAAAAATCAAGAAGATCATCTTCATGCTGGAGTTAATCTGCACTCTGTATTCGATCATCACCAAGAAATACTATCCAACGGCTGGCATCCCATCAAGGCCGCGCATCAGTCCTCCAGTGTTACGATTTGTTTTTCTTCTGTTTCGAGCTCTAAAAACTCGTCCATGGCAAGTGTTACCATCCCGAAAGCTAACAGCCAATGTAACAGTAGCTTGGTGGACAGGGGAGGCAGTGTTTCCTGTTCTGTTACGAAGAGAAAAGCAGCAGAG TTTAGTCTAGAACATGAATGCAAGGACAAAGGACTTGTTGCAGAGGAAGCGGGAGACGAGAAATCAGAGGTTACTGCAAAAACTGAGCGGGAAATTTCAACAAACACTTGTTCAAAGGAAGGTTCCAAGGTTTCTGACGCACCAAAGACCGATTATATTCATGTCCGGGCACGGCGTGGACAGGCCACCGATAGCCACAGTTTAGCAGAAAGA GCGAGACGGGAAAAAATCAGTAAGAAGATGAAGTGTTTGCAAGATTTAGTCCCCAGTTGCAATGAAGTTACTGGCAAGGCCGGAATTCTTGATGAAATCATCAACTATGTTCAGTCTTTACAAAAACAAGTTGAG GTTCTTTCAATGAAACTTGCTGTTTCAAACCCCCGTCTCGACTTTAGCGTTGACGGTTTCTTCACGAAAGAG GTTCCTGCATACGTCACCAAAACACCACAAACACCTGCAGCAACAGAATTTGAAGCCACCAATTCCCTCCAGTATAATCCAACGCAACAAGGGACCTCGAATCGTGGAACTGATGTGATATCGAATGAATCTCAAATGACAACTCAAAATGCAGGATCCTCTAGTGTGCCTGCCCCTGAAGTTTTTCTTGATTCCTCTTCAATACCTGTAATTTCCTGGTTCTCATTTCTTCTTTCTTACCATGTGTCAACTCATTTATTCCTCCTTGACCTTCTCTATAAGTGA
- the LOC140836416 gene encoding uncharacterized protein isoform X2, with protein sequence MDISVLDRQKVILKRLRSCKNQEDHLHAGVNLHSVFDHHQEILSNGWHPIKAAHQSSSVTICFSSVSSSKNSSMASVTIPKANSQCNSSLVDRGGSVSCSVTKRKAAEFSLEHECKDKGLVAEEAGDEKSEVTAKTEREISTNTCSKEGSKVSDAPKTDYIHVRARRGQATDSHSLAERARREKISKKMKCLQDLVPSCNEVTGKAGILDEIINYVQSLQKQVEVLSMKLAVSNPRLDFSVDGFFTKEVPAYVTKTPQTPAATEFEATNSLQYNPTQQGTSNRGTDVISNESQMTTQNAGSSSVPAPEVFLDSSSIPQFLQLSGWDSDFSNMFYTGFHY encoded by the exons ATGGACATAAGTGTGCTCGATAGACAAAAGGTCATACTAAAACGCCTTCGTTCTTGTAAAAATCAAGAAGATCATCTTCATGCTGGAGTTAATCTGCACTCTGTATTCGATCATCACCAAGAAATACTATCCAACGGCTGGCATCCCATCAAGGCCGCGCATCAGTCCTCCAGTGTTACGATTTGTTTTTCTTCTGTTTCGAGCTCTAAAAACTCGTCCATGGCAAGTGTTACCATCCCGAAAGCTAACAGCCAATGTAACAGTAGCTTGGTGGACAGGGGAGGCAGTGTTTCCTGTTCTGTTACGAAGAGAAAAGCAGCAGAG TTTAGTCTAGAACATGAATGCAAGGACAAAGGACTTGTTGCAGAGGAAGCGGGAGACGAGAAATCAGAGGTTACTGCAAAAACTGAGCGGGAAATTTCAACAAACACTTGTTCAAAGGAAGGTTCCAAGGTTTCTGACGCACCAAAGACCGATTATATTCATGTCCGGGCACGGCGTGGACAGGCCACCGATAGCCACAGTTTAGCAGAAAGA GCGAGACGGGAAAAAATCAGTAAGAAGATGAAGTGTTTGCAAGATTTAGTCCCCAGTTGCAATGAAGTTACTGGCAAGGCCGGAATTCTTGATGAAATCATCAACTATGTTCAGTCTTTACAAAAACAAGTTGAG GTTCTTTCAATGAAACTTGCTGTTTCAAACCCCCGTCTCGACTTTAGCGTTGACGGTTTCTTCACGAAAGAG GTTCCTGCATACGTCACCAAAACACCACAAACACCTGCAGCAACAGAATTTGAAGCCACCAATTCCCTCCAGTATAATCCAACGCAACAAGGGACCTCGAATCGTGGAACTGATGTGATATCGAATGAATCTCAAATGACAACTCAAAATGCAGGATCCTCTAGTGTGCCTGCCCCTGAAGTTTTTCTTGATTCCTCTTCAATACCT CAATTTCTGCAGTTATCGGGTTGGGACTCCGATTTCTCGAATATGTTTTATACCGGTTTTCATTACTAG
- the LOC140836416 gene encoding uncharacterized protein isoform X3 has protein sequence MDISVLDRQKVILKRLRSCKNQEDHLHAGVNLHSVFDHHQEILSNGWHPIKAAHQSSSVTICFSSVSSSKNSSMASVTIPKANSQCNSSLVDRGGSVSCSVTKRKAAEFSLEHECKDKGLVAEEAGDEKSEVTAKTEREISTNTCSKEGSKVSDAPKTDYIHVRARRGQATDSHSLAERARREKISKKMKCLQDLVPSCNEVTGKAGILDEIINYVQSLQKQVEVLSMKLAVSNPRLDFSVDGFFTKEVPAYVTKTPQTPAATEFEATNSLQYNPTQQGTSNRGTDVISNESQMTTQNAGSSSVPAPEVFLDSSSIPLSGWDSDFSNMFYTGFHY, from the exons ATGGACATAAGTGTGCTCGATAGACAAAAGGTCATACTAAAACGCCTTCGTTCTTGTAAAAATCAAGAAGATCATCTTCATGCTGGAGTTAATCTGCACTCTGTATTCGATCATCACCAAGAAATACTATCCAACGGCTGGCATCCCATCAAGGCCGCGCATCAGTCCTCCAGTGTTACGATTTGTTTTTCTTCTGTTTCGAGCTCTAAAAACTCGTCCATGGCAAGTGTTACCATCCCGAAAGCTAACAGCCAATGTAACAGTAGCTTGGTGGACAGGGGAGGCAGTGTTTCCTGTTCTGTTACGAAGAGAAAAGCAGCAGAG TTTAGTCTAGAACATGAATGCAAGGACAAAGGACTTGTTGCAGAGGAAGCGGGAGACGAGAAATCAGAGGTTACTGCAAAAACTGAGCGGGAAATTTCAACAAACACTTGTTCAAAGGAAGGTTCCAAGGTTTCTGACGCACCAAAGACCGATTATATTCATGTCCGGGCACGGCGTGGACAGGCCACCGATAGCCACAGTTTAGCAGAAAGA GCGAGACGGGAAAAAATCAGTAAGAAGATGAAGTGTTTGCAAGATTTAGTCCCCAGTTGCAATGAAGTTACTGGCAAGGCCGGAATTCTTGATGAAATCATCAACTATGTTCAGTCTTTACAAAAACAAGTTGAG GTTCTTTCAATGAAACTTGCTGTTTCAAACCCCCGTCTCGACTTTAGCGTTGACGGTTTCTTCACGAAAGAG GTTCCTGCATACGTCACCAAAACACCACAAACACCTGCAGCAACAGAATTTGAAGCCACCAATTCCCTCCAGTATAATCCAACGCAACAAGGGACCTCGAATCGTGGAACTGATGTGATATCGAATGAATCTCAAATGACAACTCAAAATGCAGGATCCTCTAGTGTGCCTGCCCCTGAAGTTTTTCTTGATTCCTCTTCAATACCT TTATCGGGTTGGGACTCCGATTTCTCGAATATGTTTTATACCGGTTTTCATTACTAG
- the LOC140836414 gene encoding U-box domain-containing protein 5-like isoform X2, with the protein MGNDTEDILEGLPNTWNIKVHARMCLELLKLVIMVSKIIPEIEAARPRCTSGIEALCLLNNGIIKAKSLLQHCSESSALYLALTGDAIISRCKKSRNLLEQSLDQVQNMVPLPVVLAAKISGIISDLKSGTFCLDPPEEEAGKLLRDLLHKYGSTADPIEKVTLSAIQTVSSLLHLTSQKALLTEKRSIRKLVDKFGESEPTKRKILLFFLNLLNKYGKLVITEVKKSSSAVTEEPFSSRGPYDFPGEVELHMNYRFDESQIKMLSRPVPPEEFICPLTSRLMYDPVVIASGQTFERIWIQKWLDEGDDTCPKTKVKLAHLSFTSNSGMKDLILKWCATHDVSIPDPKMQDSLVKSWETSSNSISSLSDSMNDLNIPLDFRFSPLTSSHGSDPINSKISDGATSSHEMDVEYFAKFSSLPWESRCNAVEGFKRMLEKNDASWSVVPPEKFIQLLLRFLQDACDFADANAQMSGCLLLLELVQKDGNSSLYMTEDALVILASFIDTKVAKHALFILEVLSSRQNCGYKFAASGALLGIINILDRQILELREPALKILSNLSLSDGLASIIRPSNFVLKLIPFLEDNALARYCVTILKNLCDTEEIRVSIAETEGCISAISELLEKDSQEDQECAVSILLSLCSQRVLYCQLVMNEGVIPGLVRVSVNGNSKAKAMALELLRILKEEFSTSGDVKESTEQRNDKKPLSKSGGMFGKIFLKQIVFSSKKKN; encoded by the exons ATGGGAAATGATACTGAAGACATCTTGGAAGGACTGCCAAATACTTGGAACATTAAG GTGCATGCTCGAATGTGTTTGGAACTCCTTAAACTTGTCATCATGGTTTCTAAGATAATTCCAGAAATTGAGGCAGCTCGTCCACGTTGCACATCAGGAATAGAGGCGCTTTGCTTGTTAAATAACGGTATTATTAAAGCCAAGTCTCTGCTTCAACACTGCAGTGAGTCCAGTGCACTCTATCTG GCACTTACTGGAGATGCTATAATATCCAGATGTAAAAAATCAAGGAACTTATTGGAGCAGAGTCTTGATCAAGTTCAGAATATGGTTCCACTTCCAGTAGTGCTGGCAGCAAAG ATTTCTGGAATTATTTCTGATCTGAAGAGTGGAACTTTTTGTTTGGATCCACCTGAAGAGGAGGCTGGGAAATTATTGCGGGATTTGCTTCATAAATATGGTTCAACAGCTGATCCCATAGAGAAAGTCACACTTTCTGCTATTCAAACTGTTTCTTCCCTACTTCATCTTACATCCCAAAAAGCTTTATTGACTGAGAAAAGATCCATCAGAAAGCTTGTTGATAAATTTGGTGAAAGTGAACCGACTAAGAGGAAGATCTTGTTGTTCTTTCTGAATCTTCTGAACAAATACGGGAAACTTGTCATTACGGAGGTAAAAAAGAGTAGTTCAGCAGTAACTGAAGAACCCTTTTCATCTAGGGGCCCGTATGATTTTCCTGGAGAAGTTGAGCTTCATATGAATTATAGGTTCGATGAATCTCAAATTAAAATGCTAAGTAGGCCGGTTCCACCAGAGGAATTCATATGCCCTTTAACATCGAGGTTAATGTATGATCCGGTTGTCATTGCTTCTGGGCAAACATTTGAAAGGATATGGATACAGAAGTGGCTCGATGAAGGTGATGACACTTGCCCGAAGACCAAAGTGAAGCTGGCTCACCTGTCATTCACTTCAAATTCGGGTATGAAAGATCTGATCTTGAAATGGTGTGCCACACATGATGTGTCAATTCCTGACCCAAAAATGCAGGATTCATTGGTAAAATCTTGGGAAACATCTTCCAATTCCATTTCTAGCTTGAGTGATTCAATGAATGACCTAAATATTCCCCTAGATTTCAGATTTTCGCCACTTACATCCAGTCATGGTTCAGATCCTATAAATTCTAAAATCAGTGATGGTGCAACATCCTCTCATGAAATGGATGTGGAGTATTTTGCTAAATTTAGTTCACTTCCCTGGGAATCTCGGTGCAATGCGGTGGAAGGTTTCAAAAGAATGTTGGAAAAGAATGATGCATCTTGGTCTGTTGTGCCACCAGAAAAGTTCATTCAACTACTTCTTAGATTTTTGCAGGATGCTTGTGATTTTGCTGACGCAAATGCTCAGATGTCTGGATGTCTATTATTGCTAGAATTGGTGCAGAAAGACGG AAACAGCAGCTTATACATGACAGAAGATGCTTTAGTTATTCTGGCATCATTTATTGATACGAAGGTTGCTAAACACGCGCTCTTCATATTGGAGGTGCTATCCTCACGCCAAAACTGCGGTTACAAATTTGCAGCATCTGGTGCACTACTTGGAATCATCAATATACTCGACCGCCAGATTCTAGAATTGCGGGAACCAGCCTTAAAAATATTGAGTAACTTGTCGTTGAGTGATGGTCTTGCTTCCATCATCAGGCCTTCAAACTTTGTTTTGAAACTTATTCCATTCTTGGAGGATAATGCTCTAGCAAGATATTGTGTTACCATATTGAAAAACTTGTGTGACACTGAAGAGATTCGAGTTTCTATTGCTGAAACTGAAGGATGCATTTCTGCCATCTCCGAGCTACTCGAGAAAGACAGTCAAGAAGATCAAGAGTGTGCGGTATCTATTCTTCTTTCGTTATGCTCTCAACGTGTACTTTATTGTCAACTGGTGATGAACGAGGGTGTTATTCCTGGCCTTGTTCGAGTATCAGTCAATGGAAACAGTAAAGCTAAGGCCATGGCTCTGGAATTACTTCGAATTCTCAAAGAGGAATTCAGCACTTCTGGAGATGTCAAAGAGTCTACCGAACAGCGAAATGATAAAAAACCACTCTCTAAATCTGGGGGAATGTTtggtaaaatatttttgaaacaaaTTGTTTTTTCTtcgaagaaaaaaaattga
- the LOC140836414 gene encoding U-box domain-containing protein 5-like isoform X1, giving the protein MILPCPTDEVPCLLTTESFGCDLFLMGNDTEDILEGLPNTWNIKVHARMCLELLKLVIMVSKIIPEIEAARPRCTSGIEALCLLNNGIIKAKSLLQHCSESSALYLALTGDAIISRCKKSRNLLEQSLDQVQNMVPLPVVLAAKISGIISDLKSGTFCLDPPEEEAGKLLRDLLHKYGSTADPIEKVTLSAIQTVSSLLHLTSQKALLTEKRSIRKLVDKFGESEPTKRKILLFFLNLLNKYGKLVITEVKKSSSAVTEEPFSSRGPYDFPGEVELHMNYRFDESQIKMLSRPVPPEEFICPLTSRLMYDPVVIASGQTFERIWIQKWLDEGDDTCPKTKVKLAHLSFTSNSGMKDLILKWCATHDVSIPDPKMQDSLVKSWETSSNSISSLSDSMNDLNIPLDFRFSPLTSSHGSDPINSKISDGATSSHEMDVEYFAKFSSLPWESRCNAVEGFKRMLEKNDASWSVVPPEKFIQLLLRFLQDACDFADANAQMSGCLLLLELVQKDGNSSLYMTEDALVILASFIDTKVAKHALFILEVLSSRQNCGYKFAASGALLGIINILDRQILELREPALKILSNLSLSDGLASIIRPSNFVLKLIPFLEDNALARYCVTILKNLCDTEEIRVSIAETEGCISAISELLEKDSQEDQECAVSILLSLCSQRVLYCQLVMNEGVIPGLVRVSVNGNSKAKAMALELLRILKEEFSTSGDVKESTEQRNDKKPLSKSGGMFGKIFLKQIVFSSKKKN; this is encoded by the exons ATGATTCTTCCCTGCCCTACAGATGAAGTTCCTTGTTTACTTACAA CTGAGTCTTTCGGATGTGATTTATTTCTGATGGGAAATGATACTGAAGACATCTTGGAAGGACTGCCAAATACTTGGAACATTAAG GTGCATGCTCGAATGTGTTTGGAACTCCTTAAACTTGTCATCATGGTTTCTAAGATAATTCCAGAAATTGAGGCAGCTCGTCCACGTTGCACATCAGGAATAGAGGCGCTTTGCTTGTTAAATAACGGTATTATTAAAGCCAAGTCTCTGCTTCAACACTGCAGTGAGTCCAGTGCACTCTATCTG GCACTTACTGGAGATGCTATAATATCCAGATGTAAAAAATCAAGGAACTTATTGGAGCAGAGTCTTGATCAAGTTCAGAATATGGTTCCACTTCCAGTAGTGCTGGCAGCAAAG ATTTCTGGAATTATTTCTGATCTGAAGAGTGGAACTTTTTGTTTGGATCCACCTGAAGAGGAGGCTGGGAAATTATTGCGGGATTTGCTTCATAAATATGGTTCAACAGCTGATCCCATAGAGAAAGTCACACTTTCTGCTATTCAAACTGTTTCTTCCCTACTTCATCTTACATCCCAAAAAGCTTTATTGACTGAGAAAAGATCCATCAGAAAGCTTGTTGATAAATTTGGTGAAAGTGAACCGACTAAGAGGAAGATCTTGTTGTTCTTTCTGAATCTTCTGAACAAATACGGGAAACTTGTCATTACGGAGGTAAAAAAGAGTAGTTCAGCAGTAACTGAAGAACCCTTTTCATCTAGGGGCCCGTATGATTTTCCTGGAGAAGTTGAGCTTCATATGAATTATAGGTTCGATGAATCTCAAATTAAAATGCTAAGTAGGCCGGTTCCACCAGAGGAATTCATATGCCCTTTAACATCGAGGTTAATGTATGATCCGGTTGTCATTGCTTCTGGGCAAACATTTGAAAGGATATGGATACAGAAGTGGCTCGATGAAGGTGATGACACTTGCCCGAAGACCAAAGTGAAGCTGGCTCACCTGTCATTCACTTCAAATTCGGGTATGAAAGATCTGATCTTGAAATGGTGTGCCACACATGATGTGTCAATTCCTGACCCAAAAATGCAGGATTCATTGGTAAAATCTTGGGAAACATCTTCCAATTCCATTTCTAGCTTGAGTGATTCAATGAATGACCTAAATATTCCCCTAGATTTCAGATTTTCGCCACTTACATCCAGTCATGGTTCAGATCCTATAAATTCTAAAATCAGTGATGGTGCAACATCCTCTCATGAAATGGATGTGGAGTATTTTGCTAAATTTAGTTCACTTCCCTGGGAATCTCGGTGCAATGCGGTGGAAGGTTTCAAAAGAATGTTGGAAAAGAATGATGCATCTTGGTCTGTTGTGCCACCAGAAAAGTTCATTCAACTACTTCTTAGATTTTTGCAGGATGCTTGTGATTTTGCTGACGCAAATGCTCAGATGTCTGGATGTCTATTATTGCTAGAATTGGTGCAGAAAGACGG AAACAGCAGCTTATACATGACAGAAGATGCTTTAGTTATTCTGGCATCATTTATTGATACGAAGGTTGCTAAACACGCGCTCTTCATATTGGAGGTGCTATCCTCACGCCAAAACTGCGGTTACAAATTTGCAGCATCTGGTGCACTACTTGGAATCATCAATATACTCGACCGCCAGATTCTAGAATTGCGGGAACCAGCCTTAAAAATATTGAGTAACTTGTCGTTGAGTGATGGTCTTGCTTCCATCATCAGGCCTTCAAACTTTGTTTTGAAACTTATTCCATTCTTGGAGGATAATGCTCTAGCAAGATATTGTGTTACCATATTGAAAAACTTGTGTGACACTGAAGAGATTCGAGTTTCTATTGCTGAAACTGAAGGATGCATTTCTGCCATCTCCGAGCTACTCGAGAAAGACAGTCAAGAAGATCAAGAGTGTGCGGTATCTATTCTTCTTTCGTTATGCTCTCAACGTGTACTTTATTGTCAACTGGTGATGAACGAGGGTGTTATTCCTGGCCTTGTTCGAGTATCAGTCAATGGAAACAGTAAAGCTAAGGCCATGGCTCTGGAATTACTTCGAATTCTCAAAGAGGAATTCAGCACTTCTGGAGATGTCAAAGAGTCTACCGAACAGCGAAATGATAAAAAACCACTCTCTAAATCTGGGGGAATGTTtggtaaaatatttttgaaacaaaTTGTTTTTTCTtcgaagaaaaaaaattga
- the LOC140836414 gene encoding U-box domain-containing protein 5-like isoform X3: MVPLPVVLAAKISGIISDLKSGTFCLDPPEEEAGKLLRDLLHKYGSTADPIEKVTLSAIQTVSSLLHLTSQKALLTEKRSIRKLVDKFGESEPTKRKILLFFLNLLNKYGKLVITEVKKSSSAVTEEPFSSRGPYDFPGEVELHMNYRFDESQIKMLSRPVPPEEFICPLTSRLMYDPVVIASGQTFERIWIQKWLDEGDDTCPKTKVKLAHLSFTSNSGMKDLILKWCATHDVSIPDPKMQDSLVKSWETSSNSISSLSDSMNDLNIPLDFRFSPLTSSHGSDPINSKISDGATSSHEMDVEYFAKFSSLPWESRCNAVEGFKRMLEKNDASWSVVPPEKFIQLLLRFLQDACDFADANAQMSGCLLLLELVQKDGNSSLYMTEDALVILASFIDTKVAKHALFILEVLSSRQNCGYKFAASGALLGIINILDRQILELREPALKILSNLSLSDGLASIIRPSNFVLKLIPFLEDNALARYCVTILKNLCDTEEIRVSIAETEGCISAISELLEKDSQEDQECAVSILLSLCSQRVLYCQLVMNEGVIPGLVRVSVNGNSKAKAMALELLRILKEEFSTSGDVKESTEQRNDKKPLSKSGGMFGKIFLKQIVFSSKKKN; the protein is encoded by the exons ATGGTTCCACTTCCAGTAGTGCTGGCAGCAAAG ATTTCTGGAATTATTTCTGATCTGAAGAGTGGAACTTTTTGTTTGGATCCACCTGAAGAGGAGGCTGGGAAATTATTGCGGGATTTGCTTCATAAATATGGTTCAACAGCTGATCCCATAGAGAAAGTCACACTTTCTGCTATTCAAACTGTTTCTTCCCTACTTCATCTTACATCCCAAAAAGCTTTATTGACTGAGAAAAGATCCATCAGAAAGCTTGTTGATAAATTTGGTGAAAGTGAACCGACTAAGAGGAAGATCTTGTTGTTCTTTCTGAATCTTCTGAACAAATACGGGAAACTTGTCATTACGGAGGTAAAAAAGAGTAGTTCAGCAGTAACTGAAGAACCCTTTTCATCTAGGGGCCCGTATGATTTTCCTGGAGAAGTTGAGCTTCATATGAATTATAGGTTCGATGAATCTCAAATTAAAATGCTAAGTAGGCCGGTTCCACCAGAGGAATTCATATGCCCTTTAACATCGAGGTTAATGTATGATCCGGTTGTCATTGCTTCTGGGCAAACATTTGAAAGGATATGGATACAGAAGTGGCTCGATGAAGGTGATGACACTTGCCCGAAGACCAAAGTGAAGCTGGCTCACCTGTCATTCACTTCAAATTCGGGTATGAAAGATCTGATCTTGAAATGGTGTGCCACACATGATGTGTCAATTCCTGACCCAAAAATGCAGGATTCATTGGTAAAATCTTGGGAAACATCTTCCAATTCCATTTCTAGCTTGAGTGATTCAATGAATGACCTAAATATTCCCCTAGATTTCAGATTTTCGCCACTTACATCCAGTCATGGTTCAGATCCTATAAATTCTAAAATCAGTGATGGTGCAACATCCTCTCATGAAATGGATGTGGAGTATTTTGCTAAATTTAGTTCACTTCCCTGGGAATCTCGGTGCAATGCGGTGGAAGGTTTCAAAAGAATGTTGGAAAAGAATGATGCATCTTGGTCTGTTGTGCCACCAGAAAAGTTCATTCAACTACTTCTTAGATTTTTGCAGGATGCTTGTGATTTTGCTGACGCAAATGCTCAGATGTCTGGATGTCTATTATTGCTAGAATTGGTGCAGAAAGACGG AAACAGCAGCTTATACATGACAGAAGATGCTTTAGTTATTCTGGCATCATTTATTGATACGAAGGTTGCTAAACACGCGCTCTTCATATTGGAGGTGCTATCCTCACGCCAAAACTGCGGTTACAAATTTGCAGCATCTGGTGCACTACTTGGAATCATCAATATACTCGACCGCCAGATTCTAGAATTGCGGGAACCAGCCTTAAAAATATTGAGTAACTTGTCGTTGAGTGATGGTCTTGCTTCCATCATCAGGCCTTCAAACTTTGTTTTGAAACTTATTCCATTCTTGGAGGATAATGCTCTAGCAAGATATTGTGTTACCATATTGAAAAACTTGTGTGACACTGAAGAGATTCGAGTTTCTATTGCTGAAACTGAAGGATGCATTTCTGCCATCTCCGAGCTACTCGAGAAAGACAGTCAAGAAGATCAAGAGTGTGCGGTATCTATTCTTCTTTCGTTATGCTCTCAACGTGTACTTTATTGTCAACTGGTGATGAACGAGGGTGTTATTCCTGGCCTTGTTCGAGTATCAGTCAATGGAAACAGTAAAGCTAAGGCCATGGCTCTGGAATTACTTCGAATTCTCAAAGAGGAATTCAGCACTTCTGGAGATGTCAAAGAGTCTACCGAACAGCGAAATGATAAAAAACCACTCTCTAAATCTGGGGGAATGTTtggtaaaatatttttgaaacaaaTTGTTTTTTCTtcgaagaaaaaaaattga